The DNA window aaaaagcCGTCTTTCATTACAGCCGTCCACTGGGAGCAGGCAGCGAGAGTAtagtggagggagagagggtggaagaGTGCTGAAACAGAGAACCAGCTACAGGGACTGTTGGAAAAAGAGTGAGGGACGGTTGTGTTAGATccaagcagagagacagagagagagggaaagagagagagacggctTCCCGACTTCTCTCCTCGTGTTGTGTGTGGCCGTGGCAGGCATGGCGTCGGAGCCAAGCACCCAGTCCAGGGTGATGTTTCAGACCAAAGAGGAGGAGCCCCCCCATCGCAAGCTGGGCAAGCTAACAGTGAAATACAACCGCAAAGACCTCCAGAGGAGACTGGACATTGAGGAGTGGATCGACGGGCAGCTGCATCTACTTTACGACTGTGAGGTGAgatggagacagggagagagcgtgaaagacagagagaggacgcTGGTATTGTGTGTTAGATTGGTTTCTATTGGTCCTGAGGGTGCTGTGCATTTTCATCTGGTTTGAGTCCATCTTGAAATAgggaaggtgttcagtactcactCAGAGAAACATGGCAGCTCCACTTCTTGCCAATGAGTGATTCACTGCTAGTTTGTGCCAGTATAATTATGGATAGCTGAGactaattatttattacagcaCCTTAAAGTTTATAGTAAAGACTAGTATTGATGCCATATGGCATGTCATGTTTGATATTTGAATGACCCTAAAATATGTATGTTCAGATTAAATTTGATCGTTATGCGTTCTtagaacatttattttccagCAAATCCAACAATGATGACTTAGACAGAGTTGATGCCACTTTTAAAGTGACCAAATTTATGAAAGTCTGTTTATAGTTATTTTACAGATGAT is part of the Electrophorus electricus isolate fEleEle1 chromosome 13, fEleEle1.pri, whole genome shotgun sequence genome and encodes:
- the zgc:162989 gene encoding protein phosphatase 1 regulatory subunit 14B isoform X2, producing the protein MASEPSTQSRVMFQTKEEEPPHRKLGKLTVKYNRKDLQRRLDIEEWIDGQLHLLYDCEEEEIPELEIDIDELLELSDEEQRSRLNDFINGLLYRMKGLRKMSGPLKK